The Halictus rubicundus isolate RS-2024b chromosome 5, iyHalRubi1_principal, whole genome shotgun sequence nucleotide sequence TTGAGGTATCCGTGTagtctttttcttcttcttttgttgTTCTGCCACTGAATTTGTATCTAAAACTGTACTGAAACATTTTATTTGAGATTTTAGATGGTTAGAACATACATTTTGATAACCTGTACTTGATATCCTTCGTATAAGTAAATTATAAGTATAAcacataaatttattaatttctaaAGAACGTATCATTGTAGCAATGTCTCACACATTcagtattttgaaattcctTAAATTTGATGTGCCACATAAGGTTATGTATATTATTGACTTCTATCATTCATGAAAACGCGATACCTTTGGCTTTATCCTCAACAGTTTTCAAACATTAAGCGACTAACACAAAATTGTTACatcaataaaaatacttttatttaaaatattttaagaagtACCAATCTATTTGCATGACAGTGATACCGTAATATGTTAACCTTTTTCATCCAACAAAATCAATAAATTATAACTACTAGCTACATAGAAATACACCAAAAGAGATTTACGGAACAAGTTTGCttttaaaatgaataatttcaatttcaattatacatttaAACGATAAGTATAAGTTGATATTAAGACATAAATTTGTACTATAGTGCAGTTTCGTTTTCtataaatcaaaaatacaatttattacatacatacAATAAATAAGGTTTGCTAAGTTATAATAGTCAAAACAATTTAATTACTAGTACTTCTGTTCGCATATTATTGATAACAATTCCCGGATGAAATTTCAAAAttgtgtataaaaattttttaatcaacttgaacgaatttaaattttcatttctcgaaaTTTCTTTCAAACTTCCAGTACTTTCGTTTGATACGCATTTGCCTTCAGGTTCGATGTATATATGACAGCGTTGAATTCATTGATCCATCAGGCTGTGCTGCGATTGGATAAACTGTTTCGATCACGTTATTGCAGAGAAACCGACCAATCGGGAGCGTTCCTGTGCATGTGTGCGTTTACGTATATATTTAGAAACGGAAACATTGCCTAGTCGGCCGTTTCCGTCTTCCCAGTGCCTGTCAGCCATTACAGCTCTGCTCGCCGGGTCTTGCAGGGTAAGTTGCTTCAAGTATTTTCTATTCCAGAGATTGTAAATTCCTCTGTCATTCCGTACAAACTCAGTACTAAACAGACACACCATTCTTGATAATCAAAGCGAAAGATTTCTCAAGCGTTTGTTCTTATACGCAGGTGTAACTGATACAGCTAACATAGTTTCTGAAAAATCGAAGATTGTCCTTAAGGAACGGGTAGTGTGTCAGGAAACAGGTTCGCCTAAACGCTCGTCCAGATGTATAACAATAGTTATTCCAATAACAGTAGGTATGTAGTACTCTACGATTTTTCATATTtgaaattgaattacaatgttaaATCGTGAAACCGAATAAACGGTTTTTTGCAACGTCGTGTTCTCCACCATTTTGTTCTCGAACACTCTTGTTCACTGATCGTATTCAATTATCTAACAAAACATTGGAACCAagtttaaaaatgttaacaaaatCTGGTAATGGAAGATACGATGAGATTTCTTTGTGTCATCCTGAAAGTACATTTATGGATAATTGGACGAGGTGTGAAATTATAGCAccttagaaaataaaaatggcgacTTGGTTGCCCTATAAATCGCTGACAAGCACGCAGTTGAAACGTAAAAAGTGATTATCGTGTAAATGTTTATACAGCGGCGGACAAAATATTCACACAGCCTTTAAAAATGGATGACTTTAAGATTAGACCaaacgattaaaatttttttagttgttatacatatacatacctTGGATTTACAAGACatgttttaatttttaatcgtGGGCTCGGATGAGAAAGTTCAAAATCGTGAACTTTACTTTTTTATTCGCAATTCCTACCAACAgcgatttttaaataatttcttttatgcGTTATCTAGTCAATTAATCCTTGTAATCTGTCAAAAGTACTCAAattgtttggtccaatttttaaaaagttattcctGTGTGAATACTTTGATTCAccattatatattttctttgctTATAAACGTACAatgcaaattattatttataattattgtatATGTTAAtgtcaaaataattaaaacaaatttatatACTTAATAAAATAcctgtaaaaaaattaatgttatttttaattaatatcatTTAAATTAAATCGATAAGTCTTATATTAATTGACCCTTTGATGACCAGCAACCATTATTAATTATAAAGAGGAACACCGCTGATAAATGATACTTTGATTTTCCTTctcaatataattaaaaaagatgttataaaaaaattttgtgtaCATATCAAATAATGTGCATGCAATTGCATCATTCTTGCAAATGTCAAtgtatattcttttttttaactGACCTTACACTACCATTATAAATTGAATTTGATCTCACATATATTGTAGCTAAAAATGTATGCAGATACATTACCTAAAAGATCTAATAAGTAATTGTTACTTCTGTTAATACGGACGTGTAAAACACAATATaagcaattaataatatatattaaattatacCTACTAATATCTTGAATGATGAATGGTCCAATCAGGGTACAATATTAACCATAAAACCATATTGGCCCATTGTGAAAATGATACATTTTAGGCCCAGAGGTAACCGAGACTCTGGCAACCGCAATGGAGGCGGTATGTACTGGAACAGCCAGCAACAAGCACAGAAAGACAGGGCTGCCAAGAAACAAGCTCAAAGGAAGACACCGGGAGATCTGCTGAAGAAACCCAACTGGGATGTATCTAAATTGCCTGTGATCgcaaaaaatttgtatattccACATATCAATGTTTTGAAGAGGACAACAGAAGACATTGCAAAGTATCACATTGGCAAGGAAATTACTGTCAAAGGAAACAACACACCCTCTCCGATCCAAGCATTTGAAGAAAGTAACTTCCCAGATTATGTAATGGAAGAAATCAGGAAACAGGGTTTTGCTGAGCCAACAGCAATCCAAGCGCAGGGCTGGCCGATTGCACTTAGTGGGCGCGATTTGGTTGGAATCGCTCAAACAGGGTCTGGAAAAACTCTAGCAGTATGTATTTCACTATCGTTTATTTACCTAGGTTTTTGAGAGACTAAAGTTATGCTCAGTAGTCCAGTGTTAACGCATTATCTGCCGGAAGTTTGTCAATAGACATTTTAACAATTATCactggcagtcaacgtgttaacacatCTAATATTAACATATTTGTACAAATACCTTTCAGGCCACTTTCGAATGATACTAACCGAGCATTGCTATGTGTCTTTCTAGTACATATTGCCAGCAACAGTGCACATTAACAATCAGCCACGTTTGAACCGCGGAGACGGTCCAATCGTTCTGATTCTGGCTCCAACGAGAGAGTTGGCTCAGCAGATTCAGACAGTTGCTAGGGATTTCGGTTCCTCGTCGTGCATTCGCAACACATGCATTTTCGGCGGTTCACCGAAAGGGCCGCAGGCTCGCGACTTGGAGCGAGGCGTTGAAATCTGCATCGCAACTCCTGGCAGACTGATCGACTTTCTGGAGAAGGGAACGACGAATCTTCGCAGATGCACATACCTAGTTCTGGACGAAGCGGATAGGATGTTGGACATGGGATTCGAACCACAGATCCGTAAGATCATCGAGCAGATAAGACCCGACAGGCAGGTGCTGATGTGGTCTGCGACATGGCCGAAGGAAGTACAGGCTCTGGCCGAAGATTTCCTCTCCGATTACATTCAGATCAACATTGGTTCGTTGACGTTGGCCGCGAATCACAACATTCGCCAGATCGTGGAGATCTGTTACGAGCACGAGAAGGAGATGAAGCTCTCGGGCCTGCTCAGGGAGATCGGCAAGGACCGAGGAAGCAAAATGATCATATTCGTCGAGACTAAGAAGAAGGTGGACGACATCACCAAGGCCATCAAGCGAGAAGGCTGGCCGGCCATATCTATTCACGGGGACAAATCGCAGCCTGAAAGAGACTATGTTCTGTCCGAGTTCAGAAACGGAAAGACCATGATCCTCGTCGCAACCGACGTGGCTGCTCGCGGCTTGGACGTGGAGGATGTGAAATACGTGATAAACTTCGATTACCCGAACAGTTCCGAGGACTATATCCATCGAATCGGGAGAACTGGACGTTGCCAAAGTGCAGGCACAGCGTACGCATACTTCACGCCCAACAACGCAAGACAGGCGAAAGAGCTGATCTCTGTTCTCGAGGAAGCCGGCCAGGTGATCAACCCGCAATTGGTTGTTTTAGCTAGCTCGATGAAGAACCAATACGGAAAAGGACGCCAGCGTTGGAGCCACTCCCGTTCCAGTAAAGACAATAACTCCGTGAGCCCCAGAAACAACAGCAGCCCGACCGCGAACAGCTGGCAGAATCAGCAGTGTCAGGCCAGTCAGCTGAACCACACCAGCATCAACAATCAGGAGAGGACCGTTGTTCGGCACCAGAACACGTACCAGAACAATCGGCAGAATAATTTCCAACCTACCtaccaacaacaacaacaccaGAGACAGCCAAACGCCTACGCCAACAGTTGTCCAACAAGTACCAGCAACTATCAAACCGGATACCAAAACGCCACGATACCTAGATACCATGGCAGAACCGGCACTTTCCAAGGCAACCGTTACCACAACAGACAGAACACGTACAACGGCAACCAAACCGGAGGACAGAACGTGTACTCGATGCCGCCGCAGTTCATCATGCCGACGAACGGGCACACTGATTCTGGGATGCAAAGTCTGGTAAACAACAAATTCTTCCAAACGAACCGGCCACCACCTAACACCGGAGCTTGTGCTTACCAATCGATGGGCTACGGCCAGTTTCAAGCTGTGCCGCCGTACAGTTATCCTTACCCGCCCACACCAGTGCAGCAGTGACGCGTTTCACGGTATAAATCGGTAAGAGTGCAGGCTAAGTAAGAGATCAATTTTTTCTGTCTACATTGGGCCCATTAATGTTTACGGTTTGTGTAGGTTGGGTCTCCTTCGAATATATGCATAACGTAatgtttcttcttttctttattatttatcatTTTCTGGAATGTCGCCGAATCGATCaacacgtacacacacacacacacacacacacacacacacacacacacacacacacacacacagggaACATGATTTTGTTTGTCCAATCAAGCACACGACGGCACAGTGTGAAAAAGTCAAAAGAGTAAACAATGTTCTCCTGGGTAAAACGAGTAATACCAGTCATATCATTTGCTTCGAAAGAAgacaaagaaagaaagaaagaaaaaaaacagCAGAAGATTGTAACATTGAAAATCTCTCCGACAGGCACATTCTAGTTGAATTTTTTGAAGTAGTAGTAGTTGTTTAGGAATGGTACATTGATATAATCATTACTGGATGTAGGCTATGACCAGATATGTAGGTTATAAATAATGGTCATATctctgagaaaaaaaaaacgtaattAATCTTCTTGCGAATAACTATGTAAACGACATTTAATGCTTTCCTGAAATGCACGAAACATATAGAAGGGGGGTGGGTTAACGTTCTCGTatttgataatttatttatattttgcatatatataaaatatgtgtGTGTAGCAGGTTAGGACGAAGAGCAAACCGGGCAGCAGGACACGGGGAAAGAAGATGGCGGACCGAGCTGCCCGGTTACCTCTTCATCCTAAAATCCTACATGTATGTACAGGCAATGCTCTTCAAAATGTAAGgccttttgcataaaaattaagCCGTACACCCGTTTTACAAAGCGCACGACGATATCAATCGTGTTCTCTGTTCTATAAACGAGATATACCGATCACAAACACCCCGACTCGAcgggtgtgtgtgtgcgcgcgtatCTCTCCGATATAGAGAGGGTGAAAGTAATCTCATTAATCGCGAAGAgacgggagagaaagagagagagagagagagagagagagagaaaaaagtaaCATTAGAGCACGTTGATGAAGGATATCCAGCATAATTATATAGCGTACAAAAAAAACAAAGCGAGTATTTCGTGACCATCCTGGCTCGGTCCTTTTTGGAATCGGTTCGAGAACGTGAACCGATCACGGGGGAAAGAtaaagatagagaaagagagagacgatagagaaagggaaaaaaaaggaaaacttgGGCTTCAGGGGACAACTTAAATTAAGCATGTAGTCACAATGGCTGTGTACCTCGGCGCAAAGTTTGAtaccttatttttataatatatatcgAAAGTAATTTGTTGTTAAACCAACGAATGATTATACGATGAAaaaaaatactaataataataatgagaaACATTGTTGTTTGATGTTTATGCAATTGGCCACTGAGTGGTCTTGCCTATGCGCGCCCCCGTATCAATGTGTAGGCGTACGCGCAGGCTGACCGCGATCGAATGAATTTAGTTGTACCTGTTTTTTAGTTCGCGCTCGTCgaaatttttgctatttttttaAGGGAACGATTCAGACTTATCCGGGACACAATTTCTCTCCATTGAAAACGTTCAATGCGCTGTGTGAACATACTGagatgtgtgtgtgtataaAACGAAAAACGGGTTAGAGAAAgatttaagagaaaaaaaagaattaattaaacgaaGAAAGCGTCGCGAGCGTTGTTGTACGATCATAcacgtacatatatatattgccatatatatatgtacgtatatGTAACATGTGTGTATGCGGGCATAAATAACGGCGTCTCCCGAGGGAAATTTCACGCGAGATGAAATAACGATAAATGGGGAACGAATTCTTTTTTAAGTACCGCCGCGAGCGTCAGGCGTATATAAATGAACTGATATCCGTTCGTTGACAGCGCATAGTAATTTTTTGCGGGCCTCCAGATTACTCTGTACACGTCACTACTCGAATAAACGAATAGTAGAATGAgctgaaaaaaaaacagagaagAATGCAAGACTCGAATACACTCGAGCAAGGACTCGTTTGCGAACGACAAATTATTGTGATAATTAACATGTAACGCTTTCGTGAAACGGTCTCTCACACAGTTCGTTACTTAATTACGCACAGTAGAAGATGTTGCGAAGCAGTACGTGTGGCATATGAACTGTTCTATTTAACCGGGTTTTCGGTCGCATACTTTTTTCAAAAgacaaaaaaagaaagagaataaCAACACGGAGATTTCTAACTAATAATATTGAATTCGTTTCTAGGTTCACGTGCGGTGTAATTGCATCTTTCGGACTTCGAAAAAATGggaaaacacacacacacagacactaCAATGTCGCGAAAGGTTGTTCGGAGCGTTTGCGATATTATATATGCTCTTGTCTTTGCTCTTTGGACGTTGCGGATGCTTCACGCTCTCCTACTGTGTTAAAAGAAATCCGACTTGCACCGGCGTTGCATCGTCGGAGAGGCGAATAGTGATATAAATAATAGGATGCGTATGCTACGAGTATCGGGGGGGGAACTCTGAATACTCATACATTGCGTACGCCCTCTATTAAAATCATCCGGTTTACGAGATTTCGTTTCTTCTTGGAAGCTGCCTTCCCCCACACCGCTGCAGTCGAACAGAAGCTTATATTCTGACTCATTTACGCTCGAGCGTCGGCTCGATTGTTCTACCCTATCTTCATTTGCTGAACAGAAAAAGCAACCCCCGATATAACGATACCCACGTCGCTTCTTTCAATTGCGTGCATACACTGCAACATAAATATACCAGAACACAAGATTCGTCTGTTCGTATTCCGTGTTCAGTTCAAACAGCatttcttccccccccccctctttttCCCTGGTTAATTAGCGGTTAAGAAATCGAATAAATGCTGACAATAAACTACAGAGTTCCATTCAGGCGGCTTTCGAGAAACATTCGAACCGTGACCCTTCGAACCGTAGGGTTATATACATTTCTTTCGTTCGTGTTCGTTTGTTCATTGTTTTCAATAGAACACACATATGATAGGACAGCATATTGCACAGTTGAGTTTTCCTGGTAGGGCAAATGTTTCCCAAAGTACATTGCGCATTTttgaagagaagaaaaagaaaacagaaaaattgataGTGGGTGTACGCGTAGCTCTGTGATATGTAAGGTGTAGCATATTTATAGATCTACCTATTGTGCATCATGATTAAAATAAGGAACGTATCTTATCAGTTTTATACATGGTATACAGATCATGTGATCCTAATGACGTGTACTGCGAGAGCTCATTGTCTACTttagggagggagagagaaagagagaaggagagaggagTACAAAAAGAAGTTGTCGAAAGCAAAAGACCAGTATTCCTTTGTTTGCTCTGCGAAAATTTCGTGTATCGCGGCAGGCTTCGAGAGACAAAAGGGAGGATGAAGGAATCCGAAGGACACGAGACGTGTTTGTATTGTTTCTGTTGAGAGGGAGACACTCTTCTTTCATAAGTATTCGCGCGGAAGGTCTTAGCTTATCGTTTATATAGTTTATGAGACGTGTTAGACTGTTGGCGTCCGTTCCACATAATTGAAATAGTTTGCCAGATTTTCCCAGTGTCTGACTGAGATTGACTTTTCGAGGAAGTCTGTATCGTCGAGGTTCTCTTCCTCGCTGTCCGTAGGCCTCTCTGTAATCATTGATGGCTAAGCATCGACAGGTGTTTCTTGTATTAGGAGCAATCGTGGACAATATGTTGTTCTCCGTGGCTACAGGCAAAGAGGATAGTTCCATTGCATCCGAGTAAACGTTTAACAAAGTTTCGTCGTCTTCCGTTATCTGAGTCGTTTGTAACAATGTCATGAATGATTTTTCGTTTGAGCAAATGCTCGTCAAGTCCTTTAGTGAAAAGTTCTCTAATTATTTGTGTTTCTTGTACAGTCATTGTAGTACAGTTTTGATCGTTTCTTTGGCTCGTAGCCAATAGTGTTCTCTTTGTTTTAGGTTTCTTGATTTTAGACTGTCTTGGATAAGTTTTGTTTAATGTTGTTTctattcttttaataatatgGGGCTCCCAGATGAGGCAGAACAAATACCACAAACTACACAGCTTTGTTGGCAAAGtttttgcatttgttttcttgtaAAATGGTTCAGGTTCTTCGAAGTGGATCTCCTCGCAAGTAGTCGTTTCAGTAGAAGGGTCGTCTTTTTCTTCGTCACTGTCTTGGGGAAGTAACCACTGTGAATTACTGTGAGTACTATGTTCCGAGAGTCTTCTACTTTTTGATGCCatgtggattttttttttttttaaattttagtgGTGTATGTTGATACGGTTGTAGTAGTGTTTCTAGACGATGTTGTACAGTTGCTCTTTCTTTGTGTAATTTCTTGAACTGTTCGCAGACACAGAACCACTGTTCACTATAGTGGCTACCTTCTGACGAAGAATATGGATTCTTGTTACTGAGAATGTCAGTTGTATTAGTTGAACTATTTCAGTCTGAAGGTTCTGTTTCCATCGAGCGTATAACTGGTAATATAAAGCTGTCAACAATAACACTCTTTTACCTCTCTCTCACCGTGACGGCCCCGTGTACAGATAGGTGTAGACCTCTGCACGATAGGCCCACTCCGCGAGCGAGTGTAAATTCGAAACACAGGATATACTTATTCTGTTCTTCTACTTCGTTTTCCGTACTCCGTGAAtccatttttttcttctctctcaattttctcgTTTCGTGTAAGTTTTTGTCCACTCGTTAGAGACACATCTTCTCgtatttacatatttatcgCTGGGAtgggtgtttttttttttgttttctttacgCGAAATGTTCATGAGCAAACCGCGCAAGTATTTCCTTCGTTGAATTTCTCCTCgttttcttttccatttttttcttttttcattcatGACAAGAATCGTTTGCGAACTCCTGCGTCCATTCTGAACCGTACTAGATAGAGAAAAAAGCACGTCGGGGCTGGATCGTGCGTTTCCTGCGTCGATTGTCCTTCGTGTGACGGAAGCGTAtgcgatatacatatatatataagcaTACTCGCGAGAAGTCGAGTCGTATACagcgaactctcgatatatgtcaacaacacgggtcttgccagcgtcgtgtatcatccaggagacatagctGTCTTATgtttataccccgcggtggtggggataattccgcgacgcttatcgtccaggccttggcgacatatatggagaaatcactgtatatatatatatatatatatatatatatatatatttcttcgaAGATCACTTCTATCCAACTAGTCGACAATTTTagtttgtattattattatcaactCCTTTCGTTTTCCGTCGCGTTGCGTTGTCGTGGAACAGGTAAACGGTCCTCGACAGACGGACAAAACACAAAAATAAACGGATCTTGCCGCTGCCACCCCCACTGTGTATTATCGTTGCGAATCGAGGACGTTCAAACACGTGTGATCGAGAGACGACGAACTCTGCCAGTTTCTTCGAACGGAATAAAAAATGGTTCCCTTTCAATTCTCTCGCACGATTTCTCTCGTTACCATGCGCGcttttcgtttctttcttttgtttttatatatacatacatatatatatatatatatatttattcgcAAGCATATTCGACTAGACGCGCGCTTTTCGCTCTTCTCGTTTCCATACATCTGTGCGTTTACACTTCATTTCCTATttggttttttttattttccagcgGTGGCTGTAAAACATTGAaccgagagagagggagagagagacagaaggGAGTTGAGTAGCTTTTAACCCTCAGACTCCCCTGCGAGTTCTAAGGTCTATGCCGGAATCAtctctgacccacgccgatatctCGCTACAGATTTccctcgatataagacgatcgggccggctttcgtcgtatttcgaatgaagaagaagaagaagaagaggcgattttcttatttcgaaataaaaaccgccgtcttatatcggaataagattgtacagtgaactctcgatatgcgtcaacaacacggg carries:
- the LOC143354073 gene encoding uncharacterized protein LOC143354073, whose translation is MYNNSYSNNSRPRGNRDSGNRNGGGMYWNSQQQAQKDRAAKKQAQRKTPGDLLKKPNWDVSKLPVIAKNLYIPHINVLKRTTEDIAKYHIGKEITVKGNNTPSPIQAFEESNFPDYVMEEIRKQGFAEPTAIQAQGWPIALSGRDLVGIAQTGSGKTLAYILPATVHINNQPRLNRGDGPIVLILAPTRELAQQIQTVARDFGSSSCIRNTCIFGGSPKGPQARDLERGVEICIATPGRLIDFLEKGTTNLRRCTYLVLDEADRMLDMGFEPQIRKIIEQIRPDRQVLMWSATWPKEVQALAEDFLSDYIQINIGSLTLAANHNIRQIVEICYEHEKEMKLSGLLREIGKDRGSKMIIFVETKKKVDDITKAIKREGWPAISIHGDKSQPERDYVLSEFRNGKTMILVATDVAARGLDVEDVKYVINFDYPNSSEDYIHRIGRTGRCQSAGTAYAYFTPNNARQAKELISVLEEAGQVINPQLVVLASSMKNQYGKGRQRWSHSRSSKDNNSVSPRNNSSPTANSWQNQQCQASQLNHTSINNQERTVVRHQNTYQNNRQNNFQPTYQQQQHQRQPNAYANSCPTSTSNYQTGYQNATIPRYHGRTGTFQGNRYHNRQNTYNGNQTGGQNVYSMPPQFIMPTNGHTDSGMQSLVNNKFFQTNRPPPNTGACAYQSMGYGQFQAVPPYSYPYPPTPVQQ